In the genome of Apodemus sylvaticus chromosome 2, mApoSyl1.1, whole genome shotgun sequence, one region contains:
- the LOC127677549 gene encoding vomeronasal type-1 receptor 44-like, protein MSIEVTLCQKQFYSWWVFLFASYPHTMNKDNLVHTDTNMKIILFSEVSVGISANGILFFAKICILLGGNRPKPIDLYIAFLSLTQLMLLTTMGLIAMDMFMPWGRWGFNTCQSLICLHSLLWCLTLCAACQLNVLWTITLSPGNSCLTKFKHKSPHHISGAFLFLCVLYMSFSSHFFISIIATPNLTSESFMYVTQSCSLLPMSYSRTSIFSTMLSIREAFIICLMALSSRYMVALLRRHKKQAQYLHSTRLSSKASPEQRATRTIMLLMSFFVVLCTLDTVVFYSRMMFKDGPIFYCVQIIVAHSYATVSPFVFICNEKHVVKFWRSMCGSKINI, encoded by the exons ATGTCTATAGAGGTCACTCTGTGCCAAAAACAGTTCTATAGTTGGTGG GTTTTTCTATTTGCTTCCTACCCACATACAATGAATAAAGACAACTTAGTGCACACTGacacaaacatgaaaatcatCCTGTTCTCTGAAGTGAGTGTTGGGATCTCAGCTAATGGTATCCTTTTTTTTGCCAAAATCTGCATACTCCTTGGTGGGAACAGGCCTAAGCCCATTGATCTCTACATTGCTTTCTTGTCCCTAACCCAACTAATGCTGCTTACAACTATGGGACTCATAGCCATGGACATGTTTATGCCTTGGGGGAGATGGGGTTTTAACACATGCCAATCACTTATCTGTTTGCACAGCCTTCTTTGGTGCCTCACCCTTTGTGCAGCCTGCCAGCTGAATGTCCTTTGGACCATCACTCTTAGTCCTGGAAACTCCTGTTTAACAAAGTTTAAACATAAATCTCCCCATCACATCTCAGgtgcctttcttttcctctgtgttctctaTATGTCTTTCAGCAGTCACTTCTTCATATCGATTATTGCTACCCCTAACTTGACCTCAGAGAGCTTTATGTATGTTACTCAGTCTTGCTCACTTCTACCCATGAGTTACTCCAGAACAAGCATCTTTTCCACAATGCTGTCCATCAGGGAAGCATTTATAATCTGTCTCATGGCCCTGTCCAGCAGGTACATGGTGGCTCTCCTACGGAGGCACAAGAAGCAGGCTCAGTATCTTCACAGCACCAGACTTTCTTCAAAAGCGTCCCCAGAGCAAAGGGCCACCAGGACCATCATGCTGCTCATGAGCTTCTTTGTGGTTCTCTGCACCTTGGACACTGTTGTCTTTTACTCAAGGATGATGTTCAAGGATGGCCCAATATTCTACTGTGTACAAATTATTGTGGCCCATAGCTATGCCACAGTCAGtccttttgtgtttatttgcaaTGAAAAGCATGTAGTTAAGTTTTGGAGGTCAATGTGTGGcagcaaaataaatatttga